Proteins encoded within one genomic window of Sphaerotilus montanus:
- a CDS encoding restriction endonuclease — protein MYKEDIYEITPNNWEWFAQDVLFHLGFSIAVGPSEGVDDGSDMIAELDGKRYLVSCKHNYKTRKNVGVREECDIQDRVVQHDCTGFITFYSVGATSGLKRKLIALKDKASIDVIEIYLDNVMDIIPSMQGYILQKYFKRPQEMGRNLLSHTDFEYKPLFCMKCKLDILKKENVPRSLVGFYEDSEKIIHLIYGCKKCVNKYCNDPYWAEIGQIRYIEQMLSWREIVDEVVSRPEVKLSEDFYKYWAFLQEAILQIQVPQGWGRWL, from the coding sequence ATGTACAAAGAAGATATTTATGAGATAACTCCTAATAATTGGGAGTGGTTTGCGCAAGATGTTTTATTCCATCTTGGTTTTTCAATTGCTGTGGGACCATCAGAAGGGGTTGACGATGGTTCTGATATGATTGCTGAACTAGATGGTAAACGGTATTTAGTGAGTTGTAAGCATAATTACAAAACGAGAAAAAACGTTGGGGTTCGTGAAGAGTGTGATATACAAGATCGGGTTGTGCAGCATGATTGCACTGGGTTTATTACTTTTTATTCAGTTGGCGCGACTTCCGGACTAAAAAGAAAGCTAATTGCGCTGAAAGATAAAGCATCTATTGATGTGATAGAGATTTATCTTGACAATGTAATGGATATAATACCAAGTATGCAGGGGTACATACTTCAAAAATATTTTAAACGTCCCCAAGAGATGGGGCGCAATTTATTGAGTCATACTGATTTTGAATATAAGCCTCTCTTCTGCATGAAATGCAAGCTCGATATTTTGAAAAAAGAGAATGTTCCTAGGTCACTTGTTGGCTTCTATGAAGATAGTGAAAAAATCATCCATTTGATATACGGGTGCAAGAAATGTGTAAATAAATATTGTAATGACCCATATTGGGCCGAGATTGGTCAAATCCGATATATTGAACAAATGTTGAGTTGGCGTGAAATTGTTGATGAGGTTGTATCTCGACCGGAAGTAAAGCTATCGGAGGATTTTTATAAATATTGGGCCTTCCTCCAGGAAGCAATTTTGCAAATTCAAGTTCCCCAAGGGTGGGGTCGTTGGTTATAA
- a CDS encoding PilT/PilU family type 4a pilus ATPase: protein MSALTEDQARTYMHKLLAAMVRAGGSDLFIATDFPPSIKSHGSMQPLTAQKLNADTTRRLAQSLMNDTQRQEFEREMECNFAISIPGVSRFRVNVYVQQQSVGMVIRTIASEIPNIDKLKLPPKLKDVVMDKRGLVLVVGATGSGKSTTLAAMIDHRNRESAGHIITVEDPVEYVHASRKSLVTHREVGVDTKSWHHALKNTLRQAPDVILIGEIRDAETMEHAIAFAETGHLCLGTLHANSASQTIERIINFFSEERRAQLLMDLSANLRAIVSQRLVRREDGNGRAAAIEILLNTPNIADRIFKGEFNEIKSVMARSRELGMCTFDAALYELYNEGLISFDDALRNADSANELRLQIKLKSHRGEPPTSAFMSLDFEKEPAPAEPEPAAPVGR, encoded by the coding sequence ATGTCCGCCCTGACCGAAGACCAAGCCCGCACGTACATGCACAAGCTGCTGGCCGCGATGGTGCGCGCCGGTGGATCGGACCTGTTCATCGCCACCGACTTCCCGCCGAGCATCAAGTCGCACGGCAGCATGCAGCCGCTGACCGCGCAGAAGCTCAACGCGGACACCACGCGCCGCCTCGCCCAGTCGCTGATGAACGACACCCAGCGCCAGGAATTCGAGCGCGAGATGGAGTGCAACTTCGCCATCTCGATCCCTGGCGTGTCGCGTTTCCGGGTCAACGTCTACGTCCAGCAGCAGAGCGTGGGCATGGTGATCCGCACCATCGCGTCGGAAATCCCGAACATCGACAAGCTCAAGCTGCCGCCCAAGCTGAAGGACGTGGTGATGGACAAGCGCGGGCTGGTGCTGGTCGTTGGCGCCACCGGGTCGGGCAAGTCGACCACGCTGGCCGCGATGATCGACCACCGCAACCGCGAGTCCGCCGGCCACATCATCACCGTCGAAGACCCGGTGGAGTACGTCCACGCCTCGCGCAAGTCGCTGGTCACCCACCGCGAGGTGGGCGTGGACACCAAGTCGTGGCACCACGCGCTGAAGAACACGCTGCGCCAGGCGCCCGACGTGATCCTGATCGGCGAGATCCGCGACGCTGAAACCATGGAACACGCGATCGCCTTCGCCGAAACGGGCCACCTCTGCCTCGGCACGCTGCACGCCAACAGCGCCAGCCAGACCATCGAGCGGATCATCAACTTCTTCTCCGAGGAACGGCGCGCGCAACTGCTGATGGACCTGTCCGCCAACCTGCGCGCCATCGTCTCGCAGCGCCTGGTGCGGCGCGAGGATGGCAACGGCCGGGCCGCGGCCATCGAGATCCTGCTCAACACACCGAACATCGCCGACCGCATCTTCAAGGGCGAGTTCAACGAGATCAAATCGGTCATGGCCCGCTCGCGCGAACTGGGCATGTGTACCTTCGATGCGGCCCTGTACGAGCTGTACAACGAGGGCCTGATCAGCTTCGACGACGCGCTGCGCAATGCCGATTCCGCGAACGAGCTGCGCCTGCAGATCAAGCTCAAGAGCCACCGCGGCGAGCCGCCGACCTCGGCCTTCATGTCGCTGGACTTCGAGAAGGAGCCGGCGCCGGCCGAGCCTGAACCCGCGGCACCCGTGGGGCGTTGA
- a CDS encoding sensor histidine kinase: protein MPDRPRTPPALPDFTAHGAPGPDGVDDSAWMDVIHKMDEVYSQLVADEVALEEKNAQLEQSQQFIFSLLTAMSDVLVACNSAGEIEETNAALCELTGRSDAALRGAPVTSLMADEAGVARIRHAMGTPALQRGGTVIEVELRDAAGQPVPVDFNCTPRLDATGRRVGLVFVGRPMGELKRAYHQLREAHEALKRTQQQLLHSEKMASLGRLVAGVAHELNNPISFVLGNVHALQRYTERLRRYLGEIHAGTPVDSLAPMRRQLRIDHLLADLPSLMEGTLEGAQRTADIVQGLKRFSAADRGERGAVALNEVVEQAIHWVRKGTAPSFDVRWSPGPDATVQGSAGQLLQVMLNLIQNAWDAASSSGASPPTLWITGTLDGTTARLTFRDNGPGIADEHLGRLFDPFFTTKPVGKGTGLGLSISYGIVEQHGGRLLAGNGLDGGAEFVVELPAM, encoded by the coding sequence ATGCCAGACCGCCCCCGCACCCCACCTGCCCTGCCCGACTTCACCGCACACGGCGCCCCCGGCCCGGACGGCGTGGACGACAGCGCCTGGATGGACGTGATCCACAAGATGGACGAGGTCTACTCCCAGCTCGTCGCCGACGAGGTGGCGCTGGAGGAGAAGAACGCCCAGCTGGAGCAGTCGCAGCAGTTCATCTTCAGCCTGCTGACCGCGATGAGCGACGTGCTGGTCGCCTGCAACAGCGCGGGGGAGATCGAGGAGACCAACGCCGCCCTGTGCGAGCTGACCGGCCGCAGCGACGCGGCGCTGCGCGGCGCGCCGGTCACCTCGCTGATGGCAGACGAGGCCGGCGTCGCGCGCATCCGCCACGCGATGGGCACGCCAGCGCTGCAGCGCGGCGGCACGGTGATCGAGGTCGAGCTGCGCGACGCCGCCGGGCAGCCGGTGCCAGTGGACTTCAACTGCACGCCGCGGCTGGACGCGACCGGGCGGCGGGTCGGGCTGGTCTTTGTCGGGCGGCCGATGGGCGAACTCAAGCGCGCCTACCACCAGTTGCGCGAAGCCCACGAGGCGCTCAAGCGCACGCAGCAGCAGCTCCTGCACTCCGAGAAGATGGCCTCGCTCGGCCGGCTGGTGGCGGGGGTGGCGCACGAGCTGAACAACCCGATCAGCTTCGTGCTCGGCAACGTGCATGCGCTGCAGCGCTACACCGAGCGGCTGCGGCGCTACCTCGGCGAGATCCATGCCGGCACGCCCGTGGACAGCCTCGCGCCAATGCGGCGGCAACTGCGCATCGACCACCTGCTGGCCGACCTGCCCTCGCTGATGGAGGGCACGCTCGAAGGGGCGCAGCGCACCGCCGACATCGTGCAGGGCCTCAAGCGCTTCTCGGCAGCCGACCGGGGCGAGCGAGGGGCGGTCGCGCTCAACGAGGTGGTCGAGCAGGCGATCCACTGGGTGCGCAAGGGCACGGCGCCGAGCTTCGACGTGCGCTGGTCACCGGGCCCGGACGCGACGGTCCAGGGCAGCGCGGGCCAGTTGCTGCAGGTGATGCTCAACCTGATCCAGAACGCCTGGGACGCCGCCAGCAGCAGCGGGGCCTCGCCGCCGACGCTGTGGATCACCGGCACGCTCGACGGCACGACCGCGCGGCTGACCTTCCGCGACAACGGGCCGGGGATCGCGGACGAGCACCTGGGGCGGCTGTTCGACCCCTTCTTCACGACCAAGCCGGTCGGCAAGGGAACGGGGCTGGGGCTGTCGATCAGTTACGGGATCGTCGAGCAGCACGGGGGGCGGCTGCTCGCGGGGAACGGGCTCGATGGCGGGGCGGAGTTCGTGGTGGAACTGCCGGCGATGTGA
- a CDS encoding nickel-dependent hydrogenase large subunit, which translates to MSRLIVGPFNRVEGDLEVRLDLADGRVRSAEVSAPMYRGFEQILVGRPAHDALVIVPRICGICSVSQSVAAAQALADLAGIEPPPNGRLATNLMLACENLADHLTHFYLFFLPDFTREVYAARPWYAEARRRFAALSPNGAGDHHRQATAARQRWFTLLGTLGGKWPHTGSIEPGGSARAIDAAERLRLLAKVREFRSFLERTLFGAPLEAVAAMSSEAELQHWHARDPMGGDLRAFLTISADLGLDTLGAGPGRYLSHGAYRRPDGALTFPRGLWRADTGRLAPLDLAGITEDVTRAWLDGAGEPVRHPSRGLTLPDADKLGAYTWNKAPRLAGEVVETGALARQLTDGQPLVRDAVARVGGTVHTRVLARLVELARVVPMMERWLGQIVPREPFCHTAPLPDDGEGVGLTEAARGALGHWVRLRGGRIASYQIIAPTSWNFSPRDAAGTPGALEAALEGAPVQPGETSPVAVQHIVRSFDPCMVCTVH; encoded by the coding sequence ATGTCACGCCTGATCGTCGGCCCCTTCAACCGCGTCGAGGGCGACCTCGAAGTCCGGCTCGACCTCGCCGACGGCCGGGTGCGCTCGGCCGAGGTCTCGGCGCCGATGTACCGCGGCTTCGAGCAGATCCTGGTCGGCCGCCCGGCGCACGACGCGCTGGTGATCGTGCCGCGGATCTGCGGCATCTGCTCGGTGTCGCAGTCGGTGGCCGCGGCGCAGGCGCTGGCCGACCTCGCCGGAATCGAGCCGCCGCCGAACGGGCGGCTGGCGACGAACCTGATGCTCGCGTGCGAGAACCTGGCCGACCACCTGACGCACTTCTACCTGTTCTTCCTGCCGGACTTCACCCGCGAGGTCTACGCCGCGCGGCCCTGGTACGCCGAGGCCCGCCGCCGCTTCGCCGCGCTGTCGCCGAACGGCGCGGGCGACCACCACCGCCAGGCCACCGCCGCCCGCCAGCGCTGGTTCACGCTGCTCGGCACGCTCGGCGGCAAGTGGCCGCACACCGGCAGCATCGAGCCGGGCGGCTCGGCGCGGGCGATCGACGCGGCGGAGCGGCTGCGGCTGCTGGCGAAGGTGCGCGAGTTCCGCAGCTTCCTGGAGCGCACGCTGTTCGGCGCGCCGCTGGAAGCCGTGGCCGCGATGTCCAGCGAAGCCGAGCTGCAGCACTGGCACGCCCGCGACCCGATGGGCGGCGACCTGCGTGCGTTCCTGACGATTTCGGCGGACCTCGGGCTGGACACGCTCGGCGCCGGGCCGGGGCGGTACCTCAGCCATGGTGCGTATCGACGGCCGGACGGCGCGCTGACCTTTCCACGCGGGCTGTGGCGCGCCGACACGGGTCGGCTGGCACCGCTCGACCTGGCGGGCATCACCGAGGACGTGACCCGCGCCTGGCTGGACGGCGCGGGCGAGCCGGTGCGCCACCCGTCGCGCGGCCTGACGTTGCCGGACGCCGACAAGCTCGGCGCCTACACCTGGAACAAGGCGCCGCGGCTGGCCGGCGAGGTGGTCGAGACCGGCGCCCTCGCCCGCCAGCTCACCGACGGACAGCCGCTGGTGCGCGACGCCGTGGCGCGGGTCGGCGGCACGGTCCACACGCGCGTGCTGGCGCGGCTGGTGGAGCTGGCGCGGGTGGTGCCGATGATGGAGCGCTGGCTGGGGCAGATCGTGCCGCGCGAGCCGTTCTGCCACACGGCGCCGCTGCCGGACGACGGCGAGGGCGTCGGCCTGACCGAAGCAGCACGCGGCGCGCTCGGCCACTGGGTGCGGCTGCGCGGCGGGCGCATCGCCAGCTACCAGATCATCGCGCCGACCAGCTGGAACTTCTCGCCGCGCGACGCCGCCGGCACACCGGGAGCGCTGGAAGCCGCGCTCGAAGGCGCGCCGGTCCAGCCGGGGGAAACCTCGCCGGTGGCGGTGCAGCACATCGTGCGCTCCTTTGATCCCTGCATGGTCTGCACCGTGCACTGA
- a CDS encoding DUF2242 domain-containing protein, with product MPVSARFRPASALLLVVAALLGGCAGSNGTSSKTANRVYLDEAFATTETFSRVFTSGVAATCEAARRALLSQGYVITSPVRADAVNGRKSFQPESEVHVQIEFHIVCVPEVSPGPATAGDPPSTIAFVNAVQDRYSLKKNPNSASLGVSAIGSLSLPVSSSDDSLVKVASETIPAGAFYDRFFGLIERYLDAP from the coding sequence ATGCCGGTGTCCGCCCGCTTCCGCCCGGCCTCGGCGCTGCTGCTGGTGGTCGCGGCGCTTCTGGGTGGTTGCGCCGGTTCGAACGGCACATCGAGCAAGACGGCGAACCGGGTCTACCTGGACGAGGCGTTCGCCACGACCGAGACGTTCTCGCGCGTCTTCACTTCCGGTGTCGCGGCGACCTGCGAAGCGGCCCGGCGGGCCCTGCTCAGCCAGGGCTATGTCATCACCTCGCCGGTCCGGGCCGATGCGGTCAACGGCCGCAAGAGCTTCCAGCCGGAATCCGAAGTCCACGTGCAGATCGAGTTCCACATCGTCTGCGTGCCGGAGGTGTCGCCCGGTCCGGCCACCGCGGGTGATCCGCCCTCGACGATCGCCTTCGTCAACGCGGTGCAGGACCGCTATTCCCTCAAGAAAAACCCCAACTCCGCCAGCCTGGGGGTCAGCGCGATCGGTTCGCTGTCGCTGCCGGTGTCCTCCAGCGACGATTCGCTGGTCAAGGTCGCCAGCGAGACCATCCCGGCCGGGGCGTTCTACGACCGCTTCTTCGGCCTGATCGAGCGGTACCTCGACGCACCATAG
- a CDS encoding class I SAM-dependent methyltransferase → MPGYLLKHEIIEVIGAASLNIRSLLDRQQFADPLGDAQGLGISSAAWPLFGLVWPSGLHLAAAMAIRPLRVAERILEIGCGLGLASLVAHRRGVDVTASDCHPLAGSFLRENLRLNELPPMPYCHGHWGAQEASMEDLQVDTHQAVFGPKVKGLFDLIIGSDVLYERDDAGVLSSFIGRHGAPVCEVMIIDPNRGNRSPFHRRMAAMGYTLNETPIRRPQSVEDSPYSGRLLHYRRVASAAGSPCGSAS, encoded by the coding sequence ATGCCCGGATACCTGCTCAAGCACGAGATCATCGAGGTGATCGGTGCTGCATCGCTCAACATTCGGTCGTTGCTGGATCGCCAGCAATTCGCCGATCCGCTGGGAGATGCGCAAGGGCTGGGCATTTCGTCGGCTGCGTGGCCATTGTTCGGGCTGGTCTGGCCGTCCGGGCTGCATCTGGCGGCGGCCATGGCGATCCGGCCGTTGCGGGTTGCCGAGCGCATTCTTGAAATCGGCTGTGGCCTTGGTCTGGCCAGTCTGGTGGCACATCGGCGCGGCGTTGATGTCACGGCAAGCGACTGTCATCCACTGGCTGGCAGCTTTCTGCGCGAGAATCTGAGATTGAACGAGTTGCCACCGATGCCGTATTGCCACGGGCATTGGGGCGCGCAGGAGGCGTCGATGGAGGACCTGCAGGTGGATACCCACCAGGCAGTCTTCGGTCCGAAGGTCAAGGGACTGTTCGACCTGATCATCGGCAGCGACGTGCTCTACGAGCGGGACGATGCAGGGGTGTTGTCGTCCTTCATCGGCCGCCACGGGGCTCCTGTGTGCGAGGTGATGATCATTGATCCCAACCGTGGCAACCGATCGCCGTTTCACCGCCGCATGGCGGCGATGGGTTACACGCTGAACGAGACACCGATCCGCCGGCCCCAGTCGGTGGAGGACAGTCCGTACAGCGGCCGATTGCTGCATTACCGCCGAGTCGCATCGGCAGCGGGTTCGCCATGCGGGTCCGCGTCTTGA
- the infA gene encoding translation initiation factor IF-1 gives MAKEELIAMNGSVTEVLPDSRFRVTLENGHQLIAYTSGKMRKHHIRILAGDAVSLELSPYDMTKGRITFRHIERRGPAPSHGGARR, from the coding sequence TTGGCCAAAGAAGAACTGATCGCCATGAATGGCAGCGTCACTGAAGTGCTCCCCGACTCGCGTTTCCGCGTGACGCTGGAGAACGGCCATCAACTGATCGCCTACACCTCCGGCAAGATGCGCAAGCACCACATCCGCATTCTGGCTGGTGACGCGGTGTCGCTGGAACTGTCGCCTTACGACATGACGAAGGGCCGCATCACCTTCCGTCACATCGAGCGTCGCGGCCCTGCTCCGTCGCACGGCGGCGCACGCCGCTAA